In a single window of the Bacillus clarus genome:
- a CDS encoding FusB/FusC family EF-G-binding protein — MEAFIRSDQYNFIKSQAYILANGHATANDRGVIAALKSLAMEKVIGVFENLNTEQKELIDTVLEVENREGAESYLLKINPYVIPFQEVTAQTLKKLFPKAKKLKLPDMEELDMKELSYLSWIDKGSSRKFIIAKNDKNKFVGLQGTFQSLNKKSICSLCHGHEEVGMFLVEIKGDVPGTFVKKGNYICKDGVACNHNMKSLDKLNDFIERLKK, encoded by the coding sequence GATCAATATAATTTTATAAAGTCACAAGCTTATATTTTAGCAAATGGGCATGCAACGGCAAATGATAGAGGGGTAATTGCGGCATTAAAATCGCTCGCTATGGAGAAAGTAATCGGTGTTTTTGAAAATTTAAATACGGAACAAAAAGAACTAATTGATACGGTATTAGAAGTTGAAAATAGAGAAGGGGCAGAATCGTATTTACTGAAAATAAATCCGTATGTAATTCCTTTTCAGGAAGTTACAGCACAAACGTTAAAAAAATTATTTCCTAAGGCGAAAAAATTAAAGCTTCCTGATATGGAAGAACTGGATATGAAAGAATTATCTTATTTAAGCTGGATTGATAAGGGATCGAGCAGGAAATTTATTATAGCAAAAAATGATAAAAATAAGTTTGTTGGTCTGCAAGGAACATTTCAAAGTTTAAATAAAAAAAGCATTTGTTCATTATGTCATGGGCATGAAGAAGTAGGAATGTTTTTAGTTGAAATTAAAGGTGATGTACCAGGAACTTTCGTTAAAAAAGGAAATTATATTTGCAAAGATGGTGTAGCTTGTAATCATAATATGAAATCGCTTGATAAATTGAACGATTTTATTGAGAGATTGAAAAAGTAA